The nucleotide window TTCCATTATGTTTGCCGGGCTCACACTGGCAATTGTTACAGGAGTTCCGCTGGGTACATTCATAGGACAGCATTTCGGATGGAGAGCAACTTTTATAGGAGTTTCAATTCTTGGAATCATTGGGTTAGCGGCCAGTTTATTGCTGGTTCCCAACACCCTGAAAAACGGGAAATCAGCTTCTTTAAGAAGTCAGTTTAAAGTATTGGGGAACAGGCGTTTGATTTTTGCCTTTCTAATGACAGCAATGGGATATGGAGGAACATTCGTAGTTTTTACTTATCTGTCACCCATTTTACAGAAAATCACAGGGTTTCAGGAATCAACAGTTACGTTCATCCTGCTGATCTACGGAATTGCTATTGCCCTGGGGAATCTTCTGGGCGGGAAAGTGGCCAATAAAAATCCTCTTAAGGCACTTTTATGGATGTTTGCTGCTCAGGGATTGGTATTATTTGCGTTTTACTTTACGGTAAGCAGTCCTGTTTTAAGTATCATTACACTTTTCCTTCTGGGAGCATTATCATTTGCTTCTGTTCCCGGATTGCAGCTGTTGGTAGTACAGATTGCAGAAAAGGAACTTCCCGGAACAGAAGATGTCGCTTCAGGAATCAATATTGCAGCATTTAATATTGGTATTGCCATCGGATCTTATGCAGGAGGAATTATTGTGACGTCATCTTTAGGATTAGCAAGCACACCATGGATTGGTGCATTATTTCTGGTGATTACCGTACTGATCACACTGTACAGTATCCGTTTGAGCAAGAAAGGTTAAGATTTCAGGAATAGTTTTATCTGATGTATATCCGTGCTAAGACTTAAAATCTTGGCACGGATCTATGGTCAGAGATAGATCAGATTTCATAAATCTCCGCATCCGTGAAGACAAAAAAGGTACTTTTCTTAGGCAGGTTTTTGGTATCCAATCCGGTGAATTCACTAAAAGCCGGCAGTAATAATTGGTCGCTGCTGAGCGCAAAGCAGGGAAGCCTGATATTTTTAATAGCAGAATTCAGTACAATTCCGGGATGGATATGTCCTGTAATCTGAAATCCTGTTCTTGTTGTATCAAAATCGTGAATAAAAGTAATATCTCCTATCTCGAGCAGCTCAGACTTATGATTGAAACATAGTTTTTCTTCCAGAGCTTTTGATAAGCGATCATGATTTCCTTCAATAAGATAGAATTGTATTTCAGGATATTGTGATTTCCATATGCAGAACTCATCTACATCAGAATTGTCTCCTGCGTGGAGTAAATCCCCGACCACAACAAATTTTTCAGGCTGAAAAAACTCAATCAGTGCAGATAATCTTTCCAGGTCGCTTTTCATAATATGGTTAGCCAGTGCAATACCATTTTTGCGGAAATGAGCAGTTTTCCCGATGTGAAGATCAGAAAGAACAAGTGCCTTTTCTTTTTCCCAGAATACTGCACGCTGATTGGTTAGGATAAAAATTTCGTTCTGAATAGAAATGCTTTTGGTAGCTATAAACACGCTGTATGAATTGATTTAATGTTCAAAGGTAAGCTTTATTAACCGAATCAGCTTACTTTGCGGCTTACGTGAAACTTTTCATCAAAAACATACGTCAGAGGAAAGCCCGTAGCAATTTCTCTTTCCAGAATTTCTTCAGGAGAAAGGTGTTCCAGATACATGATGAGAGCACGAAGACTATTTCCATGTGCAACGATCAGTACATTTTCGCCCTTTTTTAATAACGGCCTTATCTGGCTTTCAAAATAAGGAATTACCCTGTTGTATGTATCTTTAAGGCTTTCGCCACCCGGAGGTACCACATCATATGATCTGCGCCAGATATGAACCTGTTCATCACCATACTTAAGTGCCGTTTCTGCTTTGTTCAACCCTTCAAGATTTCCGTAAGAACGTTCGTTCAGAGCTTTATCTTTTATAACCGGGATATTGGGATTTCCTATTTCATTCAGAATGATGGAGAGTGTATGCTGTGCCCTGATGAGGGCCGAAGTGAAAGCGATATCTATTCTTTCTCCTTTTAAAGCAAGTCCTGCTTTTTTTGCCTCTTCAATACCGGCTTCTGTTATATCGATGTCTTTCCAGCCTGTAAACCTGTTTTCAAGGTTCCAGAGTGACTGTCCGTGACGGACCAAGAATAATTTTTCCATTATTTACATTTATTTAAACTTCTGTAAAGCTATACTCTAAGTTACGATGATTATTTTAACTTATCAAGAAAATTAACTTAGAATATTAGGTCATGAATAAGATCAAAAAGACAGGTTTTTATTTGATTTTATAAATTTTAGAATCTCGAAAAGGCGCAAATTTTATATTATCCATTTTTATTTAAGATGCAAGAAAATCAAAGATTTTCAGCAAGATTAACGTAAATTTTATCGGAGATAAAATCTTTGCGCCTTTAAAACGTTATTATTATCAATTTTTTGCGTCTTTGCGATAAACAAATATTCAACGGAGTATCTGGTCTTACAGAAAACACATTAATTGATTATAAAAGATCACTTATATCAGAGAGTTTCAGCATCCTTTTAATCCTTGCATCCAGCCCTTCACTGGAAAGGGTCTGCCTCAGGCTGTCCACTTTAATCGGAAAGCTGAGGGGAGTAAAGGAACGGGAATGTTTTAAAATAATTTCAGACTTTTCAATCCTTTTAAAAGCTTCTACAAGACGTTGTTCCTGGAGCTGCATATTAAAGACTTCCGTATAGGCCTGTTTTATTAAAAAATGACTGGCGTCATGGTCTTCGAGCACTTTAAAAATTAATCCTGCTGAACTTTGTAACGATTTGTTGGAGCGCTGCTGTCCTGCATAATTTTGAATCACCATCCCTGATATTACGGCAATATCCCTGAATTTTCTTCTCGCCATTTCGGCAGAATTGATGCTGGCAATCACATCATTCATCAGATTATCACGGGTTAAAATCTGTTGCAGATTTTCTTCGTTAAGCGGAATCTCCTTATCACTGAACAATTCGAATCCATAATCATTCATTGCCATCGAAAAGGAAATGGGAGCCAGCTTTGAGATCCGGTAAGCAATTAATGCAGCCATTACTTCATGTACCAGCCGGCCTTCAAAAGGATACATAAATAAATGGTATCCTTCACGGTTTTTAATCAATTCCACCAGGAATTCATCTTCTTTGGGAATGTGGGAATTTTTTTCCTGGTTAATTAATAAAGAATGCAGAAATTTAAGTTCCTTTTCTGATGCTTTGGGATTTAATGCATGGGAAAGCTTTTCTCTTAAAAAATGTCCCAGATTGGAACTTAAAGGAAGTCTTCCGCCCAGATAACTTGGCACCAGCGCTTTCCCTTTGGCAGATCTTACATACACCGTCATATCTTTGATCATGGCGACTTCCAGCGTTCTTCCTGCAAGAATAAATTTTTCCTCTTTTTTTAGTTTGGAAATAAAATATTCTTCAATCATTCCGATGTAACCTCCTGATATAAATTTCACCTTCAGCATGGCATCGCTTACAATCACTCCCATATTCATCCTGTGAAGCATCGCGATTTTTCTTGAAGTTACTTTATAAAGCCCGTCTTCCATAATGACAACCTTATGGAATTCTTCATAGCTTTTTAAAACACTTCCGCCGATGGTAAGGAATTCCAGAATACTTTTCCATTCTTCATCCAGCATTTCCTGAAATGCATATACTTTCCTGATTCTTTCATACAGTTCATCAGGATAAAAACCGTCTCCTACAGCCAATGTCATCAGAAACTGAACCAATACATCGAAGCACAGAACCTGGGGCTCCCTGGGCTCAACAACTTTCTGCTTTACTGCTTCTTTTAATGCTGAAACTTCAATCAGTTCCAGAGAGTGGGTGGGAACGCAATATATTTTTGAGGTTTCAAAAGGGGAGTGCCCGCTACGTCCGGCTCTCTGAAGAAACCGCGCAACTCCTTTGGCAGATCCTACCTGAATAACAGTGTCTACAGGCTTAAAATCAATTCCCAGATCGAGGGAGGATGTGGAAACCACAGCTTTTAATTTCCCGGAACTTAAGTTTTCCTCAATCCATATTCTCAGGTGCGCATCAATTGAACTGTGATGGATGGCGATCTGGCCGGCAAAATCAGGATGTGCATCCAAAAGAAGCTGATACCACATTTCACTCTGGCTTCTTGTATTGGTAAAGACAATTGTGGATTTTGATTCGAGAATAATCGGGACAACTTTATCTGCAAGCTTGTTTCCCAG belongs to Chryseobacterium gleum and includes:
- a CDS encoding MFS transporter is translated as MNYQKEIQVKASQTIKKGLPAALWALTISAFGIGTTEFVIVGLLPTVASDLGISIPSAGLLVSLYAIGVAIGAPILTALTGKIPRKMLLVSIMLLFVIGNGLASIAPGFITLVLARILTGFAHGVYFSIGSTIAASLVPEEKRATAISIMFAGLTLAIVTGVPLGTFIGQHFGWRATFIGVSILGIIGLAASLLLVPNTLKNGKSASLRSQFKVLGNRRLIFAFLMTAMGYGGTFVVFTYLSPILQKITGFQESTVTFILLIYGIAIALGNLLGGKVANKNPLKALLWMFAAQGLVLFAFYFTVSSPVLSIITLFLLGALSFASVPGLQLLVVQIAEKELPGTEDVASGINIAAFNIGIAIGSYAGGIIVTSSLGLASTPWIGALFLVITVLITLYSIRLSKKG
- the pdeM gene encoding ligase-associated DNA damage response endonuclease PdeM — protein: MFIATKSISIQNEIFILTNQRAVFWEKEKALVLSDLHIGKTAHFRKNGIALANHIMKSDLERLSALIEFFQPEKFVVVGDLLHAGDNSDVDEFCIWKSQYPEIQFYLIEGNHDRLSKALEEKLCFNHKSELLEIGDITFIHDFDTTRTGFQITGHIHPGIVLNSAIKNIRLPCFALSSDQLLLPAFSEFTGLDTKNLPKKSTFFVFTDAEIYEI
- a CDS encoding 2,3-bisphosphoglycerate-dependent phosphoglycerate mutase, with amino-acid sequence MEKLFLVRHGQSLWNLENRFTGWKDIDITEAGIEEAKKAGLALKGERIDIAFTSALIRAQHTLSIILNEIGNPNIPVIKDKALNERSYGNLEGLNKAETALKYGDEQVHIWRRSYDVVPPGGESLKDTYNRVIPYFESQIRPLLKKGENVLIVAHGNSLRALIMYLEHLSPEEILEREIATGFPLTYVFDEKFHVSRKVS
- a CDS encoding ligase-associated DNA damage response DEXH box helicase, translating into MTDKGIAPFKFQLETWKKFGNGYSGMVVAPTGFGKTFSVFLALVSDFLNHPEQYKKGLKMIWITPLRSLSKDIAKAMQEAIDEIGLDWTVGVRNGDTDPKVRQQQVKKMPEILVVTPESLHLLLAQKNNEAFFRDMKCVAVDEWHELLGSKRGVMVELAISQLRKYVPKVKIWGITATIGNLDEAMDVLIPYDIKKTKVTAKEHKKIDILPVFPDEIEILPWAGHLGNKLADKVVPIILESKSTIVFTNTRSQSEMWYQLLLDAHPDFAGQIAIHHSSIDAHLRIWIEENLSSGKLKAVVSTSSLDLGIDFKPVDTVIQVGSAKGVARFLQRAGRSGHSPFETSKIYCVPTHSLELIEVSALKEAVKQKVVEPREPQVLCFDVLVQFLMTLAVGDGFYPDELYERIRKVYAFQEMLDEEWKSILEFLTIGGSVLKSYEEFHKVVIMEDGLYKVTSRKIAMLHRMNMGVIVSDAMLKVKFISGGYIGMIEEYFISKLKKEEKFILAGRTLEVAMIKDMTVYVRSAKGKALVPSYLGGRLPLSSNLGHFLREKLSHALNPKASEKELKFLHSLLINQEKNSHIPKEDEFLVELIKNREGYHLFMYPFEGRLVHEVMAALIAYRISKLAPISFSMAMNDYGFELFSDKEIPLNEENLQQILTRDNLMNDVIASINSAEMARRKFRDIAVISGMVIQNYAGQQRSNKSLQSSAGLIFKVLEDHDASHFLIKQAYTEVFNMQLQEQRLVEAFKRIEKSEIILKHSRSFTPLSFPIKVDSLRQTLSSEGLDARIKRMLKLSDISDLL